CACCGGCCGGTACGCGCTGTCCCGCGGCCGCCGAGGTGGGCTCAGTGTCGTCGCCAGCCCGGCGAGGGCGGCCGCACCCAACACCAGCGCCAGCCGGGCCAGCAGGTCCCGCCAGTCGGAAGGGCGGCCGGTCGCCGCAGCCGGGATCTGGAAGAGCAGGTGCAGGGGGAACGCGGCGGTGGCCAGAGCCGCGGCAGCCGCCCAGACGCTGCCCACCGCGACCGGCGAGCCGGGATGCCGCAGTGCCCAGCCGACGAGGACGGCCAGCGCGACGCAGACGCCGAGCGTTCCCCAGCCGGGCCAGAACGGCAACGACGTCACCTGCGCGGCGCCACAGCCGTTCGACGGGTCGCCCAGATCGGTGCGGTCACAGGCGGTGTAGCCCCAGCGACCGCCGGAGAGCCAGTACGTGCGGAGCAGCGCTTCGCCGGCCAGGAAGGTCAGGGCGGCCGTCGCCCAGAGTTTGTGTGCCATGCCTCCAGGCTCGCGAGAGCCCCGGCCCGGGAACTCCCCTAGAGGTGCCGGGCGCTTCCCTCTTCCGAGGGAGGGACCAGTCCGGCTTCGTACGCGACGATCGCCGCCTGGGTGCGGTCCCTGACCTGGAGCTTGGACAGCAGGTTCCCCACGTGCGTCTTCACCGTCTCGACGCCGACGTGCAGGGCAGCGGCGATCTCCGCGTTGGACCGGCCGGCGGCGAGCAGGCGCAGCACATCGAGCTCGCGCTGGGTGAGCGGAAGTTCGCGGGGTCGGCTGTGCGGCCGAGCCAAGCGGCGGATCGCCGCCGGGAACAGCAGCGAATCGCCACGAGTGACCACTCGCACTGCGTCGACGATCTGGTCCGGCGTGGCCCGCTTCAACAGGAAGCCGCTGGCGCCGATGCGCAGAGCGTCATAGACGTAGTCGTCGTTCTCGAACGTGGTGATGACCAGGACGCGAGGAGGCTCGGCCGACCGGGAGAGCAGCAGGCGGGTGGCCTGCAGTCCGTCGACGCCAGGCATCCGGACGTCCATCAGCACGACTTCGGGACGTGTCCGCGCCACGATCGACAGCGCTTCGGCGGCGTCGGCCGCCTCCCCGACGACCTGGAGATCCGGTTCGTGGTCGAGGATCGTGCGGAGGCCGACGCGGACCAGCTCGTCGTCGTCCACGATCACCACCGTGGTCATCGGCGTCCACTCCTCGGTAAGCAGATGGCCAGCCGCCAGCGTCCGCCGGTGGCGCCGCGCTCCACAGTTCCGCCGAGCAGGTCGGTTCGCTCGCGGATACCGGCCAGTCCGCGGCCGGATCGTCGGGTTGGGCCCTCGGCGACCGGGTTGGTGAACTCGATCCGGATCGCGTCGACCGTGACCAGCACGCTGAGCCTCACCTCGCCCGGTCCGGCATGGCGGACGGCGTTGGTGAGGCCTTCCTGCACGATGCGGTAGGCCTCCCGGGAGACGGCGGCGGGTACCTCCGCCACCGGTCCGGTCTCCGTGTAGTTCAGTACGACGCCGCTGTCCCGGACGGTCGCGCAGAGCTGGTCGAGTTGGGTGAGATCGGGAGCGTCCGCCGGCTCGGCGACCCTGTCGTCGCCGCGGAGGACGCCGAGCGCGTGGTCGAGATCGGCCGCCGCCGCCCGGCCCACCTCTTCGATTTTCGCCAGCGCCCGCCGCGCGAACTCGGGGTCGGCGTCGAAGACGCGCTGGGCGGCGGCGACCTGCAGCGTGGTGGCCGTCAGCGCGTGCCCGATCGAGTCGTGCAGCTCGCGGGCGATGCGGTTGCGCTCGGCCAGCTTCGTCGTTTCAGCCTCCGCGGCCGCCACCCGCTCGGCCGCCTGATCGGCCGCCGACGGCCCGAGCAGGACGGGAGCCATCTGCCGTGCCAGGGCTCCGAAGCCCGCAACGACGTAGACGAGGGCGAGGGCGTAGACCGGCACGGCCCAGGCGGTGAGGCGGTAGACGAACGGGATGCCCGCAAACGTCAGCGCGCCGACGAGACCGCCGCTGACCAGATGGAGTGCGAACCACAACGCGGAGCGGAGCCGGGCCTCGCGGGACGGTCGCTCCGACGACTCGGCCGGGAGGTCAGCGTCGAGCAGCAGGCGGGCTGCGGCGATCTCCAAGGAGCGGAGAACGCCGAGAAACGCGACCGCACCCCCGGCGACCACCAGGATCAGCAAGGGGATCAAGCCGGCCCGCCAGCCGTCGCTCTGGACCGTCTGGGCGGTGGCCACCGCCCAGACGAGGTAGGGCAGCAGCAGTACCGAGCCGAGGAAGAAGTACACGCCGCGCCGGTAGGTCGCGACACTGACCAGCGGCCCTGCGAAAATGACACCAGCGCCGGGGCGGGACATGAGGGAAGGCTAGACCGATCGCGGCACTCAATGGGATGGGCGGGCCAGACGTCGTCCCCCTCCGGTCGCGTCGAACGCTAAGCCGACGTCCAGAACAGGCGGGTGAGCATTCGCTCGACCGCGATGGCGGCTACCTCGGCGCGTTGTCCATACCGAACGCGAGCCGCGAGGCGTCGCTGTACCGCGACGCCGTCGCTGACGCTCAGGCCGCCACCCCGCAGCGGCCAAGCATTGTTCACGGCCAGATCGCGGCTGCCACCAGCGGCGCGTTCGGCGATGTCCAGTCCACCGGGCGTACCAGCGGCAACACGCTGTTCATCAACCCTTTGATGGCGATCTACTTCACGGTCAGCCTGAATGAACTCGCCGCTCGCTGCCTCTATCTGGACCGCATCGAGAACACCATCGGCCGACGCCAGGTAATCGGGCGCATCGAGAAGTTCCGAGAGGAAACTTCTACCCGCATCCCACGCGCGTTCCCTCACTGATGAGCCGCGAAGAGCCGGACCGAGATATCCGCGCGCTGAGCCGGTGTTCGGCTCGGGCACGTCCGTCGTTGTCAACGCCCGGCCGAGGTGGCGTCCGTTTCGCCCGCCGGTTCCCGCAGGACCGGCAGCAGATGCTGGTGCACCAGCTCCAAGGCGGGCCGCCAGTCAACAGGTAGCTCGTCACGCGGCGGGGGCCCGGGGTCGAATCGAGGATCGCCGGTGGTGACCACCACGACGGTCGGGAGGATCACGACGTGCTGCCCGGCCCAGCCGCCGGCCAGCAGCATGTCGTCGCCGACCCAGATGCCGAAACCGTACGGCAGCTGCTCGGGTGGTCCGCCCGGCGTCTGTGCCGTCGTCATGGCGGCCGCGAAAGCCGGATCGACCAGCGGCTGCCCGCCGGCTCGCCACAGTTCCCCGAGCCGACCCAGAGCGTCGGCTGACAACCGCAGGTGCGCGAAGCCGTAGCTGACCCCGTCGGGATCCGCCGGCCAGGTCGCATCCCGGATGCCGAGCGGCGCGAAGAGCTCCGCAGCGGCGTAGTCGGCGACCGAGCAGCGGAGGATCTGCGACAGGCCAGCCGACAGCAGGTGCGCGGCGCCGTTGTCGTAGCGGAAGGCCTGGCCCGGCGTCCCGGTGCACGGCGCGGACGCGACCCGCGCCACCTGCCCGCCAGGCAGGGCGGTGATCGCGTCGATGTCCCACGCCCCGTCGACGGCGGCGCCACGGGTCATGGTCAGCAACTGTCGCCACGTCTGCCCGCGCGACGGGGTGTCCCGCAGTGCGGGCAGAACCGCGTGCAACGGCTCATCCAGACCGGGCAGTAACCCGCGGCGAGCGGCGATACCCGCCACCGTGGCGACGACCGTCTTGGTCACCGAGAACACGTCCGCGACCGTCGGACCACGGTAGTGCTCATCGAAGACCGGTAGCCCTTCGACGAGCACCCGGAGATGACTGGTGTGGGCATAACGCGGGTCCGACCGGACCGCATCCCCGATCCGACGGCCGGCGGCCCGGACAGCGACTCGATCCAGCATCAGCCGAGACTGCCAGCCGCACGACCCACCCGCACCACCGTTTCCGGTTCCGCGGGTGATCACCGATCCGTGAGCTATTCGCCCGGTACCAACCGGAGAGCCCGGGATCGTGCACCGGTCACAGGATTTCTCCCGACTCGTTGACGCCTCCAGGATTCGCGCCGGACGCTCGATTCGCCCCTCGGCGACCCGATAGCGCGCGATCGCGTCGACGTGGCGGCCTCATCGAAGAGGAGACCCGCCATGGTTCGTGTCCTCCGTCGGCTCGCGCTGCTAGTCGGCGCGACGATCCTGATGTTGACAACGGTCGGCGTCACGCCGGCTGCGGCCGCCCCCGACCAGTACGTCGCGCTCGGCGACTCGTATTCGGCCGGCAACGGTGCCGCCAGCGCCAATTTGAGTCTCTCCTGCGGCCGCAACACCTACGCCTATCCGTACCTGGTCGGTTCCCAGCGTCCGAACACGACGCTCACGTTCGCCGCCTGCCAGGGCGCGGTCACCACCGACGTGACCAACTCCCAAGTCGGCTCGCTGAGCGCGTCGACCAAGTACGTGACGATCACGATCGGCGGAAACGACATCGGTTTCGCTAATCTGGTCATTTCGTGCACGCTGACGAACTGTGCGTCGACCATCGCCTCGTCCAACGCCCAGATCGCCAACCAGTTGCCGGCGAAGCTCGACACCACGTATGCCGCGATCCGCTCACGGGCACCGAACGCGACCGTCGTCGTACTCGGCTACCCGAAGCCGTTCGCGAACCGCACCTGTGCGGCAACGCCCGGCGCGACGCTCTCCGAGCAGTCCGCGCTCAACGCGCTCGTCGACAACCTCGACGGCGTGATCCGCGCCAGGGCCGAGGCCGCCGGCTTCGTCTACGTCGACCCGAACGGGAAGTGGAGCGGACACGACATCTGCTCGGCCACCCCGTACACCAACGGCTGGTTGACGTTCCGGCCGACCGACAGCTACCACCCGACCCGCGCCGGGTACGCGGGTGGCTACGCGCCGCTGGTCCGGTCGGTCATCGGCTGAGTCCGGAACGCGTACAGCGCGAGCGTGCGGTCCACCAGGTCGCGGAGCAAGCTTCGCGACCTGGTGGACTGCTCAAGCGCGAATGCGTACCGGTGGCACCGCCGGCCTGGCTCGCTGCGGGTAGAACGTCTCGTGCCGGGCCAGCATCGCCACGCACTCGGCGATCTTCCGCGTTCGCGTCTCGGCCCGCTTGACCCCATTGACCCGGCCGATGAGGGCAAAGCGGTTGGTCTTGGTGAGCACGTCGAACATCGCCTGCGCCGCCGGGTCGGCGGCGATCGCTGCTCGCAGGTCGGCCGGGACCTCCGCTTCCGACGGCGGCGCATAGGCGGCCGCCCACCGCCCGTCGGCTTTCGCCGCGTTCACCGCGTCGCGGCCGGGAGGCAGCATCAGACCGGCCGCCTCCAACCGGGCCACGTTGGCCACGTTGCGTTGAGACCAGATGCTGCGGGGCCGGCGCGGGGTGAACCGCCTCCAGGAACTCCCCTCGTCGCGCTTACGGGCCTGCCCGTCGATCCAGCCGAAGCACAGCGCCTCGTCGACCGCCTGCTGCCAGGTCAGCGTGGTGACGGAGCCGCCCTTCCTGGTCAGAGCGAGCCACACGCCAGGAGAGGTTGTGTGGTTGTCCAACAGCCACGCGCGCAGCGACGCGCCGTCAGCCACGATCAACTCGTCCAGTTCGGCTCCGGCCACCACCGCAGGCTAGTACCCCAACCCGGTGTTGCGCCTGGCTCTCAACCGGCAAAGAGTGTTCGCTGCATCTCCTCAGCCAGCTGCGGATGGTGATAGGCCCCTGCAGCGCGGAGGGCGCTGATCACTCGCCGCTGCGTCTCGCGGTCCTTGTCCTGGCTCATCTTGACCTTGCACTCGAAGCGGCTGATCGGCAGTCGCAGCCCGACCGTGCCCCTGGCGATCGGCCTCGCCCACTCGAGATCCAGCAGCATCGGGCTCTCGACGTGACGCTCGAAATGCTCCACCAACCGCGCCAGCGTCTTCAGGTTCGTCTCCTCGTCGAGGATCTCCGGTACCCCGTAACAGTGGACCGCGGTGAAGTTCCACGTCGGCGCCCGCAGAGCTCCCGGCGCGTACCAACTCGGAGAGACATAGCCGTGCACACCCTGAACGATGAGCACGACTTCCCGTTGGCCGAAGCCGTGAAGCTCCTCATCAGGCCGGCCCACGTGCGTGAACACCGCGAGCTCGTCACAGTCCTCGTCGAGGATCACCGGGTAGTGCGAGGCCACGAGGCCGTGCTGATCGCTCACCAGGATCGCCCACGGGTTCTCCCGGATCAGCCGCCGGACCAACTCGGGATCATCGACGAAGTGGTGCGGATTGTGACGCATCGGCGTCTCCCTCTCGATCGGAGACGCCCTTACAGCACCCTGCGAGTCCCGAGCGTGGCGGAAGACTCCGTCGCAGCGTCCCTCGGGCCCACGGCGACCGTACAACAGCGCCTCCACGTCACTTGCTCGATCTCGTCCGACGATTGGCCACGGTCGGCACCCGCCTGCTCATGGCGTATCACCGCGAAGTAGGTAACCTTGCTCTTCGGCCGTCCGTCCCCGGGTCGGGCGAGCCGACGTCAAGCAACGGCGTCCGCGGCTTCGAGGTAGGAGTTCGCGACCCCTCCGCCGCAGGGTGGAGTGAAACCACGACCTGGAGCGTCGTCCGGCTGAAGGCCGTGCGCCTCCCCGACCGGATGACCGGGAACCGCCGTGCGCCCTCTACTCACCCCCAGGGTGTCGTTGCCTCCGCGACAGCCCGCGCTCTACCGCGGTACCTCGGCGGTGCGATAGATGACGCACCACTCCGAAGCGCTGAGCGCCACCGTCGCTCCTCTGCCCGACCCCGCGCGCCTCGCCGCGCTGCACCACACCGGGCTCACCGCCCAGCCCGACACCGCGTTGGACCGCTTCGCCGACCTGGTCCGGAAAATCCTCGACGTTCCGGTCGTCCTGATTTCGCTCGTCAACGACACCTGTCAGTTCTTTCCCGGCGCGTCCGGGCTGGGACAGCCCTGGATGACCGAGCGGCAGACCCCGTTGAGCCACTCGTTCTGCCAGCAGGTCGTCGTGTCCGGCCGGCCGCTCGTGGTGACCGACGCGCGGCAACATCCCGATCTGCGCACGAGCCCGGCGATCCCCGACCTCGGCGTCGTCGCCAACGCGGGAATGCCGTTGACCGACGGCGAGGGACACGTCTTGGGGTCGCTCTGCGCGATCGATCACCGGCCCCGGAACTGGAACGCCCACGAGCTCGATCTGCTGACCGACCTGGCCGCGGCCTGCTCCTCGGAGCTACGGCTGCGTATCAGCGGCCACCGCGCTGAAACGGCGCTGCAACGCACCGTCGACGCGTCCGCGGCCCGCGAGCAGGCCCAGGCCGAAGCCGAACGACTCGCCGCAGACGTCGATACCGCCCTACGCCACAGCCGCGTCCTGCTCGGTGCCAGCGAGGCGCTCCAAGGCGCACTCACCGTCGATGACGTCGTGCGCGCCGTCTCGGATCTGGTCAGCGGTGACCTGGCGCCGACCCACGTCGGCGTCATGTTCCTCGACCGTCGATCCCGGCGACTGAACCTCGTGACGCCCGAACCGCTGCCAGCCGGCCCGGCGGAGCGGTGGGCGACCGTACCGGCCGACAGTGACCAGCCCGCCGCACGCGCCGTCCGCGATCAACGCCCGCTGTTCTTCCGTAGCCGCAGCGACTTCCAGGCCCTCTTCCCGGATCAGGTCGGCGACCTCGACCAGATCGGCTGGCAAGCCCTGGTCTGCGCGCCCCTGCTCAGCAGCGACGGCCCGCTGGGTACGCTGCGCTTCGCCTGGACGGATCCGCAGCGCCTCGACGTCGGCGAGCGGGCCGTCATCCTCTCCCTCGCCGGCTATGTCACCCAAGCCCTCGAGCGCGCCCGCCATCTGCACGAGCGCAGCACCGTCGCCGAAACCCTGCAGCGAGCAATGCTCACCGACCTGCCCACCGCGCCGCCGTACCAGCTGGCCGCCCGCTACGAACCGGCACACCGGGTGGAGCAGGTCGGCGGCGACTGGTACGACGCCGTGGCCCTCCCCGACGACCGCCTCGCCCTGGTCATCGGCGACGTCACCGGTCACGACATCGGCGCCGCCGCCCGCATGGGGCAACTGCGCAGCATGCTGCGCGCCTACCTCATCGACCAGCCAGACAGCCCGGCCGACGCGCTCCAACGCCTGGACAGCGCCAACTACGTCCTAGGTGACCGCACCCTCGCCACCGCGCTCGTCGCCGTCGTCGAGCCCGACGGCGAAGAAGGCCACCGGCTGCGCTGGTCCCCCGCCGGCCATCCCCCACCGATCGTGCTTCATCCCGACGGGACGACTGAAGCGCTCACCGCGAGTGACCTGATGCTCGGTGTGCGCCCCCGCACCCGCCGGACCACCCACACCGCGCCGATCCCCGCCGGAGGCACGCTGCTGCTGTACACCGACGGTCTCGCCGAAACCCGGACCGCGAACATCGACACGGGAATCGCCCGCCTCCGCCAGTTCCTCACCGCCCACCGCCACCTGCCGCTCGAGGAACTCCTCGACGCGCTGCTGTCCGACGGCTTCGGCTTCACCCACCACGACGACATCGCCGTGCTGGCGCTTCGCGTACCGTGACACGTCGGCGCTCATGGCAGTAGTGGTGCCCATCGGTGCGCGGAGCCCGATGACGTTTCAGAGACTCCGTCCGAGCTATCCCTGCGCTGGACCGGAACTCACGAGGAGTCACGCGAAGTGAACGCCGAGCCGTCCTGTGAGATGCACCAACTCGAGAACGAGTACCCGCCCGAGGCAGCCGCCGTCACTCACGTGCGACACGGCGTCCAAACCATGCTGACGCAGTGGAAGGTTCCGGAGACCGCCGCCGAGGACATCGTCCTGGTCGTCGAAGAGCTGCTCGCGAACGTCATCGACCACGCACGGACCCCGTTCCGCATCGCCGTCGACCGGCACGACTCGACGGTCCGGATAGCCGTCCACGACAAAAGCTCCGCGCCGCCGCAGGTGCGCGATGTCGACCTCACGGCACTACGCGGGCGCGGTCTGCGCCTCGTCGCGGCGATCGCTCAGCGCTGGGGTTACGACAACGAAGCCACCGGTAAGCGCGTGTGGGCAGAGATCTCCGTGTGACCGGCACGCCGTCCACGGGATGGCGGTTGGCTCGTCACAGCCATCCGTTGCGCCGGAACAGCACGTACAGGGTGAGGCAGAAGGCCGCGATCACCGCGAGGACACCGAAGTAGCCGTACTCCCAACGCAGCTCGGGCATGTTGTCGAAGTTCATGCCGTAGACCCCGGCGATCGCGGTCGGGGCCAGGCCGATCGCCGCCCACGCCGAGATTCGCCGCATGTCCTCGTTCTGGCGGGCGGTGACTTCGTTCTGCTTCAGCGCCAGCTCACTCTGCCGGACGCTCAAGCGGCTCAGGTCGGCTTGCAGGACGTCGCTGAGCAACCGGTCGTGTGCCTCGATCGCGTCGATGGTGCGCAGCACGTGGTCGTGGACGTCCCGGAAGTGCTCGGCGAGCTTCTTGTCCACGCCCGGCACCGTTCCCGCTGCCAGCCGCTGCACCGGAGCACTCAGCGGCACCGCTGCCCTACGGAACTCGGCGATCTCCCGTTTGAGCTTGTAGATGCGCTCGCCGTGGTCGCTGTCGTCGTTGCCGAATACCTGGGACTCGATGTCGTCGACGTCGACGTTGATGGATTCGAGGGCAGCCTCGTAACCGTCTACCACCAGATCGGCGGCTCGGTAGAGCACACCGGCTGGCCCGTACGCGACCAGCGGGCAGTCCGGCTGATCCAGCTCACGGCGTACCTGTCCCAGCACATCGCTGTTGCCGTGCCGGACCGTGACGACGAAGTGCGGACCGAGGAACAGGGCCAGCTCGGCGGTCTCCAGAACCTCGTCGTGGTCGACGTACCGGACCGGCTTGAGGACGGCGAACAGCACGTCGTCGTAGCGCTCGAGCTTCGGTCGCTGATGGGCGCGGACGGCGTCCTCGACGGCCAGCGACGGCAGCGAGAGCTCCTCGGCCAGGGTGGCGATGTCCTCGCTGGTGGGTTGCTGCAACCCGATCCAGACGAACCCCTCGGTCGTCGCAGCCACGTCACCGACCTGCGTGAACGGAACCGGACGATGCTGACGCCTGCCGTTCTCGTACAGGGCGCAGTCACCGATCACCGCATCGATCCCACGCGGGACGCTCGACCGGGCGACAGGAGAGTCAGGAATGCCGAGATCGGCCGCCGGGGCCCCCGGGAGGTTCCCGCCAGGCCGGGCCTGCTGTGCGCTCGTCGTCCTCATCCTCCCCAGCCCGGTGGGCCTGCACCGTCCCGCCCGCGTCGACCTCGTGGTCGGCGCCCTGCTGATCACCGTATCGGGAGGTCCGACACCGGTCCGCGCTGCGCTGCGCCTGGGTCCTCGAAGAAGACGCGGTCGGTGGGGCGCCGGTTAGTTGGTAGGCAGGGTGAGGCTGATGCGGGTGCCGCCGCCGGGATTGTCGGTGGCGGCGATCGTGCCCCCGTGCCGGTGCACGATCTGGTGGCAGATGGCCAGTCCGAGACCGGTGCCGGCGTAGGTGCGGTGGGCGTCGACTCGGTAGAAGGTGCCGAAGACGTGGGGCTGGTCGGCGGCGGGGATGCCAATGCCGCGGTCGGCGAGGTCGATCCGCGCGTAGCCGGGCTTGTCGCCGGGGAGCTCGGCGCTGATGGTGATGTCGGCGGGCTGTCCCGGTGGAGTGTATTTGAGGGCGTTACCGATCAGGTTGTCCAGCAGTTGTCGAGCCAGCACCGGGTCGGCGTCCACGGTCGGTAGCGCGCTGACCTGGATGCGTGGTGCGTCGGTGCCGGTCGGCGGCGGGTGCGCGGTGCGTTCGGTGATGATGTCGGCGACGACCGTGTTCAGGTCGACCGGCTGCGGCTGGAGTTGCCTGTCGCGCGCGGTGGCGTAGCCGAGCAGGTCGTCGATGAGTCGGCGCATGCGCTCGACGCCGGCCTGCAGGCGGGTCAGCATCGGTGCTGTGGTGGCGGCGTACTCGCTGCTGCCGTCGTTGTCGGGGTCGAGGGTCTCGGCGATCAGCTCGGCGTATCCGGCGATCGCGGCCAGGGGTGCCTTGAGGTCGTGCGCGACGACGCCGGCGAAGGCTCGTAGTTCGGCTTCGCGTTCGCGGAGCGCGGTGATGTCGTGCGAGGCGGCGACCGCACCGATGATCCCGCCGTGGGGGTCGCGCAACGGCCGGGCGTGCATCAGTAGTGAACGGCGTGACCCGTCGGGTCGCGGGATGGCGGCCTCCAGGCCGTCCACGTGGATTCCCTGCAAAGCCTGCATCAGCGGCGTCTCGTCCATGGGTACCGGAGTGCCGTCGGGGTAGGCGAGGGCAGCCTTCGGGGTTGCGTCTGCGATGGTCAGGCGTCCGTCGCCGGGCGGCAGAGTGCGCCTGGCGTTGCGGTTGGCGTGCACGATGGTGCCGTCGGTGGCGCAGGTGACGACGGTGACGTCGATCGCGTCGAGGACCTGCGTCAGGTAGTCCTTGTGGGCGGTGAGTTCGTCGCGGGCCGCGCGCAGACGATCTGCGGTGGCCCCGAGATCCGCCTCGACCGCCTTCCGGCGGCTGATGTCGGTGCAGACACCGTCGACGAACAGCCGGCCGTGCTCGTAGCGGGCCGACGCACGGGTCCAGACCCACCGGATGATGCCGTCGTAACCCGTGACCCGGCACTCGACGGCGGCCGATTCGCCTCCCGAGACCTGCGTGTGAAAAGCAGCGAACGCCGGCCGATCGTCGGGGTGGACGCGGTCGGCCAGCACTCGGCCGAGGTCGGCGGTGGGCAGGTTGCCGCCGAAGATCGCCGAGCCGTCGGGACTGGCGTAGACGCTGCGCACCGTGCCGTCGGGCATGATTTCGACGGTCCAGAGATAGTCGTTGACCTGTTCGACGATGCGGTCGAAGTCGCGGCGGACCGCCGCGAGGGTCAGGGTGAGTTCCTCGGCGCGGCGGCGTTCCACGAACCGGCCGAGGTGTGCGCTGACCGCGTCGAGCACCGCCAGCACGTCGGGGTCACGGGGCAGGTCGGTGTCGGTGAAGAAGGCCAGTACGCCCAGCACCCGCTGGCCGCTGCGGACCGGCAAGCCGATGCCGGTGCGCAGCCCAGCGCGACGGGCCGCGGCGGCGCGGGTGAAGTTGGGGATGTCGTCGAACAGCGAGCTGGTCCAGACTTCCGCGCCGCGCTGCCAGACCGCACCGGCCAGTCCCTGACCT
This genomic window from Cryptosporangium minutisporangium contains:
- a CDS encoding PAS domain S-box protein, which encodes MTSGSVSGATGRVADAARLEALRATGLTGGAMVPSLDRLTALAARVLDVPVALVSLVDAERQVFASDCGLSGELAASRQTPLSHSYCKYVVADDAPLVVADARVDERLRTNPAIVDYDAIAYAGVPLHDPGGHVLGSFCVTDTKSRQWSARELEILGDLAAAAESEIALRLAHGEVLLAAERMQAVLDCTHDAYVSMDAAGRVVAWNAAAELLFGFSAAEALGRPVTELIVPAQYRAAHDAGLARVRATGVSALAGQRLELAAIDKGGREFPIEMTLQVSMERGRSRFHAFLHDITARKAAQEQLEEERRRLADERTFLHTLLDSLDTGVAACDPAGQLLLVNRAMSESHGGAPPPDVETWVRGLDVYEPDGRTRLAVEQLPLVRALSGETVHGQQLALRGQDDELHRFLANARPINTPDGRCLGAVAALHDVTDAHRAEVLRRARHAVAQVLSEASSAQQAAVGAVAAIAGELGWACGEYWEVSDDRCRIARISSWTAPGQDLTMFTGDSPLVLERGQGLAGAVWQRGAEVWTSSLFDDIPNFTRAAAARRAGLRTGIGLPVRSGQRVLGVLAFFTDTDLPRDPDVLAVLDAVSAHLGRFVERRRAEELTLTLAAVRRDFDRIVEQVNDYLWTVEIMPDGTVRSVYASPDGSAIFGGNLPTADLGRVLADRVHPDDRPAFAAFHTQVSGGESAAVECRVTGYDGIIRWVWTRASARYEHGRLFVDGVCTDISRRKAVEADLGATADRLRAARDELTAHKDYLTQVLDAIDVTVVTCATDGTIVHANRNARRTLPPGDGRLTIADATPKAALAYPDGTPVPMDETPLMQALQGIHVDGLEAAIPRPDGSRRSLLMHARPLRDPHGGIIGAVAASHDITALREREAELRAFAGVVAHDLKAPLAAIAGYAELIAETLDPDNDGSSEYAATTAPMLTRLQAGVERMRRLIDDLLGYATARDRQLQPQPVDLNTVVADIITERTAHPPPTGTDAPRIQVSALPTVDADPVLARQLLDNLIGNALKYTPPGQPADITISAELPGDKPGYARIDLADRGIGIPAADQPHVFGTFYRVDAHRTYAGTGLGLAICHQIVHRHGGTIAATDNPGGGTRISLTLPTN